Below is a window of Scylla paramamosain isolate STU-SP2022 chromosome 14, ASM3559412v1, whole genome shotgun sequence DNA.
tatttatacagGCAGGTAATCCCACACTGGGTGCCtcagacaaaacacacatattCCACACTCAGGAAAGTCGGttcctggtggaaagggatagtttCATGAACAACCCTACTATACCCcattaagtaaatgaataaaattgaCTACGAAACCAGGAGCCGATTTGCAGTATCGGATATGTGTATTGCGTCTCCCACCGCCATGTATAGTAAAGTTTCCCTTGCAATTTTCCCTTCGCCATGTGTTACGTTTTCTCTCAAATAGTTCAAGGCTGTTATGTTTGAGTTACCACAGACATCTTTTGTTGGTGTTCTTCAATTGGTGTTCACGGTTATGTGATGCGAAAGTGATAATAATTCCACAATAAGCGAAAAGTAAAGTTAATTTGACACCCATGACTTCGCCAGGCATCCGCTCCTCAGTCGCTGCtcagagaaaaatataacattatTCACCAACTGCACGCTACATCACATACTGTAAAGTGTAAAGTGCACCAACGTCTCTTATGTGATACTGTTGAAATTTAAACCCAATGCCTGGGATTTATTATTGAGCCTTTAATGCACTTTACTTGATTAATATAAGGGAATAAGTAAAATCACACATGCAAAGTTCActgcgcttcctcctccttctctgccccctcctcttccagcttGCCAGTGATATGCTTCCTCTGACTGTATCGCATTCTGTTTCTCGCCAGTCATGTCTTcccgtttatgtgtgtgtgtgtgtgcgtgtgtggtatTCAGCGGTAAGTGCCAAGGGAAATACCACATCATCCTGGCCATTTACAACTTTTATatcggtctttttttttttttttttcagggtcaCCTGTGGAAGATGCATTTATTTCGCTGCTTTCGTTTATTTTGGTCATTGTTAATTAATtatctattcattattattactaccaatcatcatcaccaacataaATATAGAACGTTCCTGTAGCAAAGAAATTACCTTCGCTgcaataaaatgtaaatatatatacgtatCACCTCAGAAGAGACATTTGGTAACATTGCATCTGCCTTGTGTGTTGCTAGTGATCTGGTGTAATGAGCTAAGTCACTGTTACGAGAGTTCGAGGAAGGAACAGCAGACCAAGCTGCTCCTAGTTCTAAAGAAAGAGGCTGGGTATTCtgatatgaagagagagggCATGAACAAGGGTGCCAAAAGTGTGACTACTTGGAAGCAGAAAATCAAACATTATGCAAGTCTGGTGGCAACACTCCTCCCTGGCAGCTCACTCAACTCGAAAAAGAGTGAAAGTGATAAATGACTTACTGTACATTGGAGTTATCTATATATTTCAAAATGTTTATTGTCAAGCCATATGCTATATATTTCAAAATATTTATTGTCAAGCCATATGGCACTATTTTCTCAAACTGTTTATATCTTAAGTAATAAGCCATCGTACAATCCaccgcactttttttttttttttttgtttattgcaACAAAGTATTTTTGCATAAAATGAACAAGACAAAGTTTCAACAACCGTTACTGTCACGAGCCGTGTGGCAGTAAATCTAGAGGATGGCAGACTCGGACACACAAAAAGGTTGAAGTTAAAACACTAGGAGACCCAACAATgagattaatatatatatatatatatatatatatatatatatatatatatatatatatatatatatatatatatatatatatatatatatatatatatatatatatatataataggaccaataaaaaaatcaagctGGACAAGAAATTAACAATACACAATATGAAATACTTGTAGTGATGGCACGGGCTCAGCAGTTgtctatgcgtgtgtgtgtgtgtgtgtgtgtgtttagtgtggcGTGAGTGTAGCACTTGTATAATGagggtgtgtgcaggtgtaACGCGTGGCGTGGCGACGTGAGGGTAGCACTGGTGTAATGAGTAGAAACGTGAATGTGTGTGCATGAATGTTGTGAGTGTTCTGGTATGCTCGTGTGAAGGATTACGCAGAACCCAAGCTCCCGGAAGAGGGAAGTAGGTCCTCTTCTGTGTAGTAGTAGACGCCCGAGGTGTCAGCCGTAAGGCAGGAGGTGGGCTTGGGTTTGGTGCCCGAGGCTTGAGTCTGAAGCCCCGATGTAAGTGGAGCGGTGGATCAAGATTCCGAAACTGCGGGCGTCTCGAGGAGTGTCGAATGAGTGAGCAAAGTCCCATGAGCTCGAGGGCCGTTATATTACGTATAAAAATGTGAAACCCATATTTTCAAAGCTAACGAGACAAGTCTGCCTCAACTAAAGGACTAGATTAGCACATCGCCACTCACGCTCCAGCTCGGTTACAGGTTTGCTAAAAGGAATTACTACCAACGACTACAGATGTTTCTTGACAAAGTAATTTTTCTAATACTTACAAGATTCAGTCTGTCTACTACAAATTCTTACTGTTCATTCTTACGTCAATGACGTACAGATGTCAGAATTTACTGAAAAAAGTGATTTGTGTTGTTATCACCTAATGGTGGATCACTAAGTAGTTTAATTCCTGAAATATTGTTCTCTACACTAAGAAGTTTTTACACACTAGAAAACAAAGCAGtaattttctggtaataagTCTGCTCCGCTGAAGTCACAATATCAACCAAGCCATCATTCATGCTCAGAACTTTGTAAGATATTGACTGGTGTTTTTCTAATGCAATTATAATATTGTTAATGTTGAGTCTGTCAGCTCATGCTTAACCAGAAAGCACTACATACAGCAAGTATGCATCCTCCACCAGTCAGAATGGCTGGTGGAGTCACGATAAATGCACAGATTTTTTAAACTTGTGATGAATGTTGAAATTTGATACCTGTGCCGCAACTACTGATACAATACGACTCCCAAACTACTTACACGATTTACTCTTTCATTACCAAGACACAGCTGTAACATACGTATATTCAGTCGTTGTAATTACACTTTCATACTTCAACAGGAGGCAGTAACTACAGTCTCCCCTGCAATACGCCGCCCGCAGCGCACCTAATTCACTATTCTTGACGGGAAAACAAAACGTTctatacaccaaaaaaaaaaaaaaaaaatcaagtctCTTCGTTTGTACTGTAAATACACTGTGAGTTATCCGTACATGTTGCCTCCATCCCCGTGTGTGCCAGAATGAACACCCGTGTTTTCATAAGTAATGGTAGCAATGTAGCCTCTCTGGTGGTCCGCCGTGTACGAGACGATCTGCCGGCGACCATCTGGCAGCAGAACGTAGTACCGGCCCGTCACCGAGTCGCCGTTGCTCTGCTCCTCATGCCCGTAGTCATTGCCATTGTACTTGTCTTGGACGCCGTACCGAAATTCATACGGCATCTGTTCTCCGGAAAAACCATAACACATAGCATTAAATTACCAAGTTAACTATGAATTATGAACGAATAAGCATGCtctaacaaacacaacaaaaaccaGCCCTGAAATGGAGAGTCTCTGTTGCCATATATGGTTGTTGTGTTAATTAACCTTTGAGGATGTTGTGTTCTCAGAGAATACCATAATGTCTTAACATGTTAATTCTACATGGAATCATACAGAGTTTATCTACCAATGTCTTTTCTAGGGTGAAAACAAAACCCACTGTCACTTGTTTTTTATAGCAGCAAGACCAAAAGAGCCAAGCAGCTGCGTGCTGTCATGTTGCCCGCGCGTCACGCACTAGTAGTCGCTCAgtctttttatatttgttaataattcaaagaaaacaatgacaaaaacaaaaatcgtCTGCTCAACTGAACAATTCGTGGATGGGATTTCTATATATCGACAAGAAAATTTCTTACGCTTTTTGCAATTATGAGTTGTAGTTGAGAAAAGTACCGAATCATTTATCAAGTGGTGCCCGATTCGATAATCCTAAGCTAGAGAGAAAGGTTGAGGAGCCTGGACTTAAAAATGTTGGATCATGGAACCTATGCATACaagttttgaaaaaaataaatgaataaagaccTGTTACCCAAGTCATTTTGCAAGATGAAATATCACAAGTCAGTCTTTTGTAAATACAAAAATTTAACATCAGTCTGATAAGAATACACAATTgccctttaattttcttctcaatTCTCAAAATTtcagaacaggaaaaaaaaaaattatatatatatatatatatatatatatatatatatatatatatatatatatatatatatatatatatatatatatatatatatatatatatatatatatatatatatatatatatatatatatatatatatatatatatatgactgaaATGATGAGACTAGTTCAGGTGATAAATGTACCCATGTCCAAAGATTAATGCGTGGTGCCCTACAAGCGTACACTCACCGGGGGGTAGCTGTACGGGTGTTGGGCGCCGCTACtctgcaccaccagcaccaccagcactgccATCATCAAGTTGACGGAAACCTGTACGAAGGATCATCACAGTCTGAACTCTATAACAAATTTTAACATGAAGAGTGCGTACCTTGATTAAACATTCTAGCAAATATACtagtcttttttgtttttgttttcagtatAATTTAATCCAAGCTGGAATATATTGCATCCATGTTTCCTGTTTACCTGCAGATAAGAAAGAGTATTAAAAATTCTTCCACATTCATACAAAACTCTACAAAGGTACTCACAGCTATTCACGCCAGGACAGGATgagaatcagtcagtcagtcgaaaAGAACCTACCAGTCCATGTCATCAGTCGAGTCCCATCAGCTTCTTTGGGTCTGAGAAGCACTTGTCGACCGCATCACGAAATTAAATTCATCCACACACTTGTCGACCACATAAGTAAATGGGACCCTTTAGCCACAGCATATAAAGGATCTAACTTACCAGTCAGCCACAAAGGTTGATCCACACCTGTCAACCTCATAAGTCTCATACACGACCGCAAAACGAGGACCAAAAGCTTGACGAAAGTATAAAGCCGTAGACGGAAGGGAAGTAAATAATAACAAGCGCTCTGACTTCACCAAACTAATATTGGTAAattaacctgagagagagagagagagagagagagagagagagagagagagagagagagagagagagagagagagagagagagagagagagagagagagagagagagattttcataGAACTGCATCAGATTTCTTTCAAATATTTTTCGACTTTTTGATTTAGAGAAAAATGGCTAAATATTTTATACGCGGATGTAATTCAGGTAGACTGGTAAATATTGGGAGTGATTGGACTGACTAGGGTAAAATATCGGtaaacttttccctctctttcacttatctccttgtttcctttcactGAAGTCTCTGTCTTACTGCGTGCAGTAACCTGTGGccgaggataagaagaaaagatgcgCTCCAGTTTTGGCGAGTAGCTTGATGAACTGTGCACGACCAGTTGATTTTTTTACCTGGTTTCCCGGTCACCGTACCCGCAGGTAGTGTGAGTGGAAGGAAAACACGTTTCCCAAAGTCTTATATATATGTCTTAAGTAGACGTATCGCTAGTGAAAACCATTTCATAAAAGGTGTATTCTTCTGAAAGTCCTTTGTCATAGAAGTAGCACATTAATTCAATACAGTAAATCTACTATAATTTATGGTATTCACTTAACTTCTACTGTCGCAAATTTGACAATATATTCAGTTTCAagcactattatcattattattttcaaatcTAAAGTAAATAGGTAACTTCCTCACCTTAAAAAGGAAATTCATGGCTATG
It encodes the following:
- the LOC135107003 gene encoding pro-resilin-like; translation: MNFLFKVSVNLMMAVLVVLVVQSSGAQHPYSYPPMPYEFRYGVQDKYNGNDYGHEEQSNGDSVTGRYYVLLPDGRRQIVSYTADHQRGYIATITYENTGVHSGTHGDGGNMYG